A single region of the Rhodococcus sp. W8901 genome encodes:
- a CDS encoding ABC transporter ATP-binding protein, with protein sequence MKLELSNVTKTYRGKPAVSDVTMRIGPGVLGLLGPNGAGKSSLMRILATITRPTAGSVTWNGADIAVRPASLRRVLGYLPQDFGVYPHLSAREFLRYLAAVKGLSARSARSRVDELLELVNLADTGSRPVGKFSGGMRQRLGIAQALLGDPEVLVVDEPTVGLDPEERMRFRNLLGDLASDRIVILSTHIVSDIEAIADDIAVLAGGHLRWRGAPADLLRSATGTVWELVVPADAVADIRRRGMVTRTVRTAGGVRVRAVATAPPTADACPVEPDLEDAYMFAVGPATTQFEVTR encoded by the coding sequence ATGAAACTGGAGCTGAGCAATGTCACCAAGACGTATCGCGGCAAACCGGCCGTCTCCGACGTCACGATGCGGATCGGACCCGGCGTGCTCGGTCTTCTCGGACCTAACGGAGCCGGAAAGTCCTCGCTGATGCGGATTCTCGCCACGATCACCCGCCCGACCGCCGGTTCGGTCACCTGGAACGGCGCCGACATCGCGGTCCGACCCGCGAGCCTTCGGCGGGTACTCGGCTATCTGCCACAGGATTTCGGGGTCTACCCGCACCTCAGTGCCAGGGAGTTCCTGCGGTACCTCGCCGCGGTCAAGGGGCTGAGTGCGCGATCGGCCCGGTCGCGGGTGGACGAGTTGCTCGAACTCGTCAACCTTGCCGATACGGGCTCGCGGCCGGTGGGCAAGTTCTCCGGAGGCATGCGCCAACGGCTCGGGATCGCGCAGGCACTCTTGGGCGATCCCGAGGTCCTCGTCGTCGACGAACCCACGGTGGGGCTGGACCCCGAGGAGCGCATGCGGTTCCGCAACCTGCTCGGTGATCTGGCGTCCGACCGAATCGTCATCCTGTCCACCCACATCGTGTCGGACATCGAGGCGATCGCCGACGACATCGCGGTTCTCGCGGGCGGGCACCTGCGGTGGCGCGGCGCTCCGGCGGATCTGCTCCGCTCCGCGACCGGGACGGTGTGGGAGTTGGTGGTGCCGGCCGATGCGGTCGCGGACATCCGTCGGCGGGGCATGGTCACCAGGACTGTCCGCACGGCTGGCGGCGTACGGGTCCGCGCGGTCGCCACCGCCCCGCCGACTGCCGATGCGTGTCCGGTCGAACCCGATCTCGAGGACGCCTACATGTTCGCCGTGGGTCCGGCGACCACGCAGTTCGAGGTGACCCGATGA